In Rosa rugosa chromosome 4, drRosRugo1.1, whole genome shotgun sequence, the genomic stretch CCAGAAGAGAATCAGATCTTCCAATCAGAAACCAAGAGACAAATTTTAGATTTTCAAGCTGTCTTACACTAGTTACAGTATTACCTGAAGAGCCTCGAAGCATATTGGCGGGTTGCTAACTTGTTCTGAAAATTGAAACAACGTAAAAAGAACACCCGACTTCTTTTTGGCCTCGACAAAACCTGGAGAAAAGGCACAGGACACATTTAAGGGGAAAATTGATGAATTTTCCTAAATCCAGATCCGTTAACCATATGGGAGAAAAGAGGCTCAATGAATTATCATATGTTACATGCTGACCAGcaggatcttttttttttttttttggtttttaagaACTAGCAAACATGAGTACAAGTAGAGTTATCTGTTCATGCTGCAAATCTTTTGCTCACCATTAAATATCTCTCTCTGAAGCATTTCTTTGATTTGCGGTGAGGATGGTGAGGTATTCAGAGCTGTAGTCAAGCAACTAAAAGAAGAAACCTGTTGAATGaggtaaaaaaataatataagatATCACAGTGAGGAAGGGCACACATCACAGATATGGTTtacatgtgaaaaaaaaaaaaaaatatatatatatatatatatatattaagcaaaAGGAATACTAACCAGCAGGCCAGTCTGATCACTTTTAAACTGAAACCCATTTTGTATCCTCTCTTGTAGAGATGTGAAAACTGTTGGCAACAATTCTCCGGGCATTCTTGAATATCTGTAGAATGATGATTGACAGGAACAATAAGTGCACATAACACTATCCTTACAGAAGATaacaataattaaataaaaagatCAGCAATGCAGCATCACGCATTTATTGACTGTCTACAAGTATCTAATAAAATGAATGACATTATTGAGAGGAAGCTTCCATCCTCGTCATAATGTCGAAAAGTGTCAATTGATAGAGGAAGGGAAATGCCATCATGGCTTCCACATAGGATCCTAATGCAGAGGACAAACTGTGTCACCAAAAGCCAAAAGGGGTGGGCAAGGGGAAGATCACACCCAAAAGGTAATATCAATGCACTTAAAAGCTGTAATTCATATCATTTCTGCCAACTTCTTTTTTGAACAATAAAAGTAATATTAAATTGAATTATGACAAGATCACACTGAAtttatttcaacaaaaaatttGGGAATCAGAATACAGCTTAAGAGCAGCATGAGAAgattaaacaaacaaacatgtgacattgaaaaaagaaagaaaaaacattgACAATGAAAATGCTTTGGTTGGAGAATACATACGGTGTAGATGATATCAAAAGCATGAGAATCTTGAACAAGGATGCCAGCAATCTACTATGAGTTTCTCGTTGAATTAAGTATAAAATACCTACATCAGATACATCAGTGTTATAATATCAAGACAAAACAGAAGATATACTGAAGCATGTACATGCAGTATAACTACACCGAAAATGAAATGTTGCATTATAGTGCCTTTTACATACCTGTATGAAGCTGCATTAGTATATGTCCAAGGGAACTTGAAAGTGCTGTAAAAGATCCCCTTTTAGAAGACTCTTTAAACTCTGCTACCTGCAGAAAAACAGAAGAAGGCCCATCCAACATTGCTTCCAGAGTTGAGGCAGATGCAACCCGTGCCTAGGCACCATAAGAAGCATGTGTCAGCTAGAAGCACCACTGAAGAAAAATCATTATATGACAATCAGAAGATGTTcgaaaattgtgaaaatgatAAAAACATTTTCTATGCACTGTAACAAGTGAAAAGatattattctttttttatgTAAATCAAGGGTATAGCTGTCAAATAATTCACCAAAGGGTAGTGAGGTAAGTAAGAGATAATATGAAAGGAAGAGTTAACAATACCTTCAAATAGGGATCAAACAGCAAACAAGTCATTAGTGTTGCTTCAAACTTCCTGTATATCAGAAGGTAACATGAAACAAGTGAGAATGAAagagaaataaataaatgaaactAATCAACAATGGATTGGAGGACGTAGGATGCTTCACCTAGGTTGTAGTACATCACTGGTTGGCAAAAGCAGTGTCCATTGGCTACTAAATGATTTCGAATCAGCTTGACAGAGATCCTtccaaaaagtaaaaataataataaatgtcAATCACGCTAACATTAAAAGTGTGCATTATCAAAGTCAAGCATACCATCTTATCCACATATTGCAGAATAACTCTTGTCATTGTTTAAATGTGTCCCCATGTTTTCAAATTTCACAAAAGCATTAGATAATCCAGCTAACAAAATCAACTCAAAGAGAAGGTACTTCTTAAGGAAGATCAAATAACATCTCCCTTTCATCTCTCTGTATTTTAAGTTTTAAAATCTTTCTTTGCTTTCAAATTATGGTAGATGTAAAGAATAGGCACCAAAAAGGATACTTAACATCTACCCTACTATGTGGCCGACTGTTGATGATGAGAAGAAAAAACGGGTAAGAACCAAAATGCCATCCAAAACTTACCTGTATACAAACAATGGCAGCTACTCTGACCTTCGACTTCTGAATGCTTTCAGTGTCTTTAAGTGATCCATCACTGTCACTATAATCTGAATCTGATGAGGCAAAGTCAAGTGTGGAAGATTCCTGATCTGATAAACCTTGAGAACCTTGAGCTCCAATCTGCTTTGAACTGCCCCTTTTGCGTAGGTGTGGAGGTCTATATGGACTACGATCTGTCTTTTTAGGATCTTCCGAACCAGACTTAAGGCTGGCTACACTAAGTTCACTCTCCTTTTGACCAGTTGCCGGCCTGGTAAGCTGGCTTCTACTACTAATACCATAGGACAAGAACATTCGCAAAGCAGCTACAAAACCTGACACCTGAAAATCAAATCCATAAAGTATGAAGGATAATAATTGCATATCCAAATCCAATCTTAAATCTGATACACAAGACATTAGTAACTTACATGGTCAGAGAGGGAACACTTACGATCTGAGAGAGTCAAGTGCAGACAATGCAGGAGAGATAAATAAAACCTGCAGAGCACAAGCGTCATGGCAACAATATGTACGGATGAAAAGTTATGTACAACAAGTTGAAACAAGCCGTACTCTAAATTCATGCTTTCATATGTATCTTTGTTTACGTGTTTGTTTAGAGAGAGCCAACAGAAAGGTCAAAGGTAAGTCACCTCGACATTACAGCGTCTTCTACAAGCAGGCTTTTAGCTGCCAATACATCCATTACTTTCCTAAAAACCTGGTTCAGATAAAAACAGCCTCAGAATGAAATGTACATTCATATGCTTGTAACCACGAGCCTATAAAAGGATTGCTACCTCAATAGATGATTTCCAGATATCCACGGGAAACAACGAGCCGGCCCTAGAGATTGTTTCTCCAAGCATATTGAATGCAAGGGTCTGAGCTTCCCATAAGCTGCAATGTTGCGGCGATGGCTTTCTCTTTCCAACTTCAGAAGCAGAGCTCTGGTTGCGAATTGAATGCAATGAGCTACTTAACTCTGAATGACAGCTCTCAATTACGCGCAGAAGGAACTTAACCAGCTGAATCTCATCCGCCGGAGAACACTTCCTCTGGTAGGTGCTCATAACACGCCTAAAACAGGAAGAAATTCATATACAATTTGCAACAACAATACACATTTGCTCGAAATTGAATCGAAAACCAGAGGAACTGACCTCAGAGTCTGTAAGCATTCCATGCTGGGCGTAAATGACGAAGAGGCAATGAAGAATTGAAGCATGTTGCCGAAACCGTCAAGCATGAGAGTCCACGAAGCTGAATTGACTTCCAGAGGAAGACGATGGCTGACGTCATGGATCTGGAATCGAAATTTACTGAGGTTAATATGAACAAGCAAAGCATaggtgaagatgaagaagaaggtctCAGTCATAGTCGATATACCAGGTGAATTGTGTGAGCGAAGGTAGGGGTCAAATCGCCGGCGCCGTGAGACTTGGTGGTGATCAATTCCGTTAGGAACAACAAATCTGACGTCACCTCCTGCGGAGGGAGGTCGGGGGCGGCGGAGAGGAGAGTGTGGGAGTGGGAGAAGATGAAATTGTGGAGGAGTTCCGGGATTGGAGTGCGAGGAGGAGTCGTGAGGGTTTCGTCTCTGACGGTCAGAAACGCCGTCCGCCACCACCTGACCGGCGATTGTGATACAGACGCCGTCATAACGACCTTGCTCGTCTTCTCAGTCCCTCCCATTCAATTCAGTTCTTAAAATCGGAGACTGTCCAAACTGTTTCCGTTTCCAACccgaaaaggaaagagaaataaATTTCATCGTATAGGCCGGGTCAATTGGATTATGGGCCCAAATTGCAGTCCTATTTGCCTATGGTATATACTGCACAAACCTGGACACATTAGGATTAGACACGGCAAAAACGAAACAGATAAATGTGTTAATGTTGATTTCCCCGGTTGTGATTAGGATTAGGATGATCTTCTAGGGAACGCAACTTATCATGACCCCATTGTGCTGGCTAACGAAGTCTTTTTTCATCCAAGAAGGGTGTATATTGACTCTTTTTCTAGCATCATGCTTAAGTAACTCTAACCGTTTcttttatgtattaatttatg encodes the following:
- the LOC133743837 gene encoding uncharacterized protein LOC133743837 isoform X1 produces the protein MGGTEKTSKVVMTASVSQSPVRWWRTAFLTVRDETLTTPPRTPIPELLHNFIFSHSHTLLSAAPDLPPQEVTSDLLFLTELITTKSHGAGDLTPTFAHTIHLIHDVSHRLPLEVNSASWTLMLDGFGNMLQFFIASSSFTPSMECLQTLRRVMSTYQRKCSPADEIQLVKFLLRVIESCHSELSSSLHSIRNQSSASEVGKRKPSPQHCSLWEAQTLAFNMLGETISRAGSLFPVDIWKSSIEVFRKVMDVLAAKSLLVEDAVMSRFYLSLLHCLHLTLSDRKCSLSDHVSGFVAALRMFLSYGISSRSQLTRPATGQKESELSVASLKSGSEDPKKTDRSPYRPPHLRKRGSSKQIGAQGSQGLSDQESSTLDFASSDSDYSDSDGSLKDTESIQKSKVRVAAIVCIQDLCQADSKSFSSQWTLLLPTSDVLQPRKFEATLMTCLLFDPYLKARVASASTLEAMLDGPSSVFLQVAEFKESSKRGSFTALSSSLGHILMQLHTGILYLIQRETHSRLLASLFKILMLLISSTPYSRMPGELLPTVFTSLQERIQNGFQFKSDQTGLLVSSFSCLTTALNTSPSSPQIKEMLQREIFNGFVEAKKKSGVLFTLFQFSEQVSNPPICFEALQALRAVSHNYPSIMLSCWEQISTIVYHLLRAATPEVPAGQWKGHTGNSVGFIGEKLITAAIRVLDESLRAISGFKGTEDPLDDKLLDAPFTSDCIRMKKVSSAPSYELESLENTRDEPTSCQSGIEQWCEAIEKHMPLILQHTSAMVRAASVTCFAGITSSVFCTLSKEKRDFILSSLVRAAVHGDVPSVRAAACRAIGVISCFPQVSQSAEILDKFVHAVESNTRDPLVSVRITASWALANICDSIHHCIDDFSLEKTEGSLKISQLFTLLTECALRLTKYGDKIKSNAVRALGNLSRSIKCTIEFEAPGDYGKGCQRDVSISYYPASLRDSRWLDRVVQAFISCVTTGNVKVQWNVCHALSNLFLNETLRLQDMDWAPSVFSILLLLLRDSSNFKIRIQAAAALAVPASVHDYGESFSDVIQGLEHILENQGSDQIASPSNFKYRVALEKQLTSTMLHVLILASSSDHEPVKVFLVKKASFFEDWFKALCSSLGESSSQPELENKKSLENPKKEMICNAIRSLIQLYNDRKHHAIAEKFEKLEKSIQ